From Thermincola ferriacetica:
ATCAGGTCCGGAAATAATTTCATCGCCCACCTTCAACCCGAGAGGAGCGATAATATACCTTTTTTCACCATCTGCGTAATTCAACAGGGCTATCCTGGAAGTGCGGTTCGGATCGTATTCTATAGTGGCAACTTTTGCAGGAATTCCGTCTTTGTCCCGCTTAAAGTCAATAATCCTGTACATCCTCTTATGTCCACCACCACGGTGCCGCACCGATATCCTGCCCTGGTTATTACGCCCGGCCTTGCTCTTCAAAGGCTCTAATAGTGATTTTTCGGGCTGGTCGGTAGTAATATCAGAAAAATCGGCCACAGTCATAAAACGTCTACCGGGTGATGTTGGTTTAAACTTCTTAACTGCCACATTTGTTCCCTCCTTTACCTAGGAATCATTGTTATACTCCTTCAAATACTTCGATCTTGTCGCCTTCTTTCAGGGTGACAATTGCTTTTTTACGATTCGGGGTTTTCCCGACAAATCTTCCGACTCTCTTGGTCTTCCCTTTTACGTTCATGGTGTTTACATTTACTACAGTGACATTGAATAATTCTTGAATTGCGTGTTTAATTTCTAACTTATTTGCTTTTGGGTCCACGTAAAAAGTATATTTGTTCTCTTCCAAAAGGCCCATGCTTCGTTCGGATATCACCGGCCTTTTAATAATATCTCTGGGGTTACGCATTATGCCAGCACCTCCTCAACCTTGGCTACCGCATCTTTGGTAATCACCAGTTTTTCATGGTTCACGAGGTCATATACATTCAGTCCACTGGCCGTCAATGGTGTAACTCCAGGGATATTACGTGCCGATTTGATTACGTTTTGATCAACATCGGCAGTAACAACAACTGCTTTTTTCGCCTTCAGCCTGTTCAGGATTTCAGCCATTTCCTTAGTCTT
This genomic window contains:
- the rplW gene encoding 50S ribosomal protein L23 yields the protein MRNPRDIIKRPVISERSMGLLEENKYTFYVDPKANKLEIKHAIQELFNVTVVNVNTMNVKGKTKRVGRFVGKTPNRKKAIVTLKEGDKIEVFEGV